A single genomic interval of Stieleria maiorica harbors:
- a CDS encoding chemotaxis protein CheW produces the protein MESVISNQSRIANLSDKHCIFRCGDVMFSLPATAVREVTIMPTVVPVPLSHPSLAGIGNLRSEFLPVIDLEPLIGNQARSAADTKQLLVIQCPLGSWAIAIDKVIAIDGIETHIDAGWRNENAMSVLMGTATYDGKVISVLDVNGLQRIAQQTLEDQWHGSVQAFPSTVPTTSSASKWNAV, from the coding sequence ATGGAAAGCGTGATTTCCAATCAATCGCGAATCGCCAACCTGAGCGACAAGCATTGCATCTTCCGATGCGGTGACGTGATGTTCTCGCTGCCGGCGACCGCCGTCCGCGAGGTGACCATCATGCCGACCGTGGTTCCGGTGCCGCTGAGCCACCCGTCGCTGGCGGGAATCGGAAACCTGCGCAGCGAGTTTTTGCCCGTCATCGATCTGGAACCGCTGATCGGAAACCAAGCCCGATCGGCTGCCGACACCAAGCAATTGTTGGTGATCCAGTGCCCGCTCGGATCGTGGGCCATCGCCATCGACAAGGTGATCGCGATCGACGGCATCGAAACACATATCGACGCCGGCTGGCGCAATGAAAACGCCATGTCGGTCTTGATGGGCACCGCAACCTATGACGGCAAAGTCATCAGCGTCTTGGACGTCAACGGGCTGCAACGAATCGCACAACAGACGCTTGAGGACCAATGGCATGGGTCCGTGCAGGCGTTTCCCTCCACCGTCCCCACCACATCGTCCGCTTCCAAGTGGAACGCCGTATGA